One genomic segment of Bradyrhizobium prioriisuperbiae includes these proteins:
- a CDS encoding acyl CoA:acetate/3-ketoacid CoA transferase has translation MLSIITAAEAAGLIRDADTLIVGGNGGTGVAEAVLDALEQRFLGGAGPHRLTLINITGVGAVTEKGLCHLAHEGMIARVIGGNFGLQVPFMRLVRDELIDAYNFPQGVMSQLCRAMAAKHPGVLTHVGLDTYMDPRQDGGRMNARTTAPLVDLVELQGQQWLLYRVPASPDVAIIRGTSADEDGYISMEHEGTTREDLSIAQAVHNAGGTVICQVKRIVERGSIHPQMVKIPGFLIDHVVLEPDQMQTYGTAHDPARCGETRVPVAMIAPDPLTQRRVIARRAAFELRPRDVVNLGVGISAMIPNVAAEEGIEDLITLTVESGVVGGVPGHAREFGTAINPRAILDQAYQFDFYDGGGLSCAFLSFAEVDEGGNVNVTRFGDRRDGSGGFIDITQNARRLIFSGTMTGGKFDIGVENSRLAIRRDGAFRKFVPQVGQISFSAALAARRGQDVTFITERAVFQLENGGITLTEIAPGARLEEDVLAHMGFRPCISPDLRDMDSRIFRPGPMGIRQSFIALPARQRKVA, from the coding sequence GATCCGCGATGCCGACACGCTGATTGTCGGCGGCAATGGCGGCACCGGCGTGGCGGAAGCCGTGCTCGATGCGCTGGAGCAGCGTTTCCTCGGCGGCGCGGGACCACACAGGCTGACGCTGATCAACATCACCGGCGTCGGCGCCGTGACCGAGAAAGGCCTGTGCCACCTCGCCCATGAGGGCATGATCGCGCGGGTGATCGGCGGCAATTTCGGGCTGCAAGTGCCGTTCATGCGGCTGGTGCGCGACGAACTGATCGACGCTTACAACTTTCCGCAAGGCGTGATGAGCCAGCTCTGCCGCGCCATGGCGGCCAAACATCCCGGCGTGCTCACTCACGTGGGCCTCGACACCTACATGGATCCGCGCCAGGACGGCGGCCGCATGAATGCGCGCACCACCGCGCCGCTGGTCGACCTGGTCGAATTGCAGGGACAACAGTGGCTGCTGTATCGCGTGCCGGCCTCGCCTGACGTCGCCATCATCCGCGGCACCTCGGCGGATGAGGACGGCTACATCAGCATGGAGCACGAGGGCACCACGCGCGAGGATCTCTCGATCGCGCAAGCGGTGCACAACGCCGGCGGCACGGTGATCTGCCAGGTGAAGCGGATCGTCGAGCGCGGCTCGATACATCCGCAGATGGTCAAGATTCCCGGCTTCCTGATCGACCATGTGGTGCTCGAGCCCGACCAGATGCAGACCTATGGCACCGCGCACGATCCCGCCCGCTGCGGCGAGACGCGGGTGCCGGTGGCGATGATCGCACCCGATCCGCTCACCCAGCGGCGGGTGATTGCGCGGCGCGCCGCCTTCGAGCTGCGTCCGCGCGACGTGGTCAATCTCGGCGTCGGCATTTCGGCTATGATCCCCAATGTCGCGGCGGAGGAAGGCATCGAGGACCTGATCACGCTGACGGTGGAATCGGGCGTGGTGGGCGGCGTGCCCGGACACGCGCGCGAATTCGGCACCGCCATCAATCCGCGCGCCATCCTCGACCAGGCCTACCAGTTCGATTTCTACGACGGCGGCGGGCTCTCCTGCGCCTTCCTCTCGTTCGCGGAAGTCGACGAGGGCGGCAACGTCAACGTCACCCGCTTTGGCGACCGCCGGGACGGCTCGGGCGGCTTCATCGACATCACGCAAAATGCCAGGCGGCTGATCTTCAGCGGCACCATGACCGGCGGCAAGTTCGATATCGGCGTCGAGAACAGCCGCCTCGCCATACGCCGCGACGGCGCCTTCCGCAAGTTCGTGCCCCAGGTCGGCCAGATCAGCTTCAGCGCAGCGCTGGCGGCGCGGCGCGGCCAGGACGTAACCTTCATCACCGAGCGCGCCGTCTTCCAGCTGGAAAACGGCGGCATCACCCTGACCGAAATCGCGCCGGGCGCACGGCTGGAAGAGGACGTGCTCGCGCACATGGGCTTCCGTCCCTGCATCAGCCCGGACCTCCGTGACATGGACTCGCGCATCTTCCGGCCCGGACCGATGGGCATCCGCCAGAGCTTCATCGCCCTGCCCGCGCGGCAGCGCAAGGTGGCGTGA
- a CDS encoding MaoC family dehydratase: MSDTRTASINLRYEDIELGMQFQSAEHTVTPADIAGFADVTRDHHPLHLDDAYARSRGFPAVIAHGLFGLSLMEGLKSELKLYEETSVASLGWDEVHFKAPVVAGDRLRVRFQFVEKRPTRNPARGIVIEALDLINQRNEVVTEARHTSLILTRQPDHDAS; encoded by the coding sequence ATGAGCGATACCCGCACCGCATCGATCAACCTCCGCTACGAAGACATCGAACTGGGCATGCAGTTTCAGAGCGCGGAGCACACCGTGACGCCGGCGGATATCGCAGGCTTCGCCGACGTCACCCGCGACCATCATCCACTGCACCTCGACGATGCCTACGCCCGCTCGCGCGGCTTTCCGGCCGTGATCGCGCATGGATTGTTCGGCCTGTCGCTAATGGAAGGGCTGAAGTCGGAGTTGAAGCTTTACGAGGAAACCTCGGTCGCCTCGCTCGGCTGGGACGAGGTCCACTTCAAGGCCCCCGTCGTCGCCGGAGATCGATTGCGCGTGCGCTTTCAGTTTGTCGAGAAGCGGCCGACCCGCAATCCGGCACGCGGGATCGTCATCGAAGCGCTGGACTTGATCAACCAGCGCAACGAGGTGGTGACGGAAGCCCGCCACACCTCACTGATCCTGACCCGGCAGCCGGATCACGACGCAAGCTAA
- a CDS encoding ABC transporter substrate-binding protein codes for MRLLTTFSTLAVLIGLAGAAQAQSCTPKVPASSLIEAGKWQMSINPTLPPQQFVDDKGELQGLNVELAREIAKRICLEPVFLRMDFPPMIPALRSGRFDAINTGLFWTEERSKMLYLVPYAIQAISIYTDPASPLKLEKFEDLAGRIVGVESATYTERKAREFNTEMVAKGLKGIDLRTFTTVTATSAALRAGQLEAALNINETANSLEQRGIAKIWVRDIAGTDITFAFRDKLLAQAVADALTAIRADGTYDKLFEKFGMTRLKAPAFAIRGDGPTN; via the coding sequence ATGCGATTGCTTACAACCTTCTCCACTTTGGCTGTCCTGATCGGCCTTGCCGGCGCGGCGCAGGCCCAGAGCTGCACACCGAAAGTGCCGGCCTCCAGCCTGATCGAGGCCGGCAAGTGGCAGATGTCGATCAATCCGACGCTGCCGCCGCAGCAGTTCGTCGACGACAAGGGCGAACTGCAGGGGCTCAATGTCGAGCTCGCCAGGGAAATCGCCAAGCGCATCTGCCTGGAGCCGGTGTTCTTGCGGATGGACTTCCCGCCGATGATTCCGGCCTTGCGCAGCGGCCGCTTCGACGCCATCAACACCGGTCTCTTTTGGACCGAGGAGCGCTCGAAGATGCTGTACCTCGTGCCCTATGCGATCCAGGCGATCAGCATCTACACCGATCCCGCCTCCCCCCTGAAACTCGAAAAATTCGAGGATCTCGCCGGCCGCATCGTCGGCGTCGAGTCCGCCACCTACACCGAGCGCAAGGCGCGCGAGTTCAACACAGAGATGGTAGCGAAAGGCCTCAAGGGGATCGACCTTCGCACCTTCACGACCGTGACGGCGACCTCGGCGGCGTTGCGTGCCGGACAACTCGAGGCGGCGCTCAACATCAATGAGACCGCCAACTCGCTGGAGCAGCGCGGCATCGCCAAGATCTGGGTCAGGGACATCGCCGGCACCGACATCACCTTCGCCTTCCGCGACAAGCTGCTTGCGCAGGCAGTGGCGGACGCGCTGACCGCAATCCGCGCCGACGGCACCTACGACAAGCTGTTCGAGAAGTTCGGCATGACCAGGCTGAAAGCCCCGGCCTTCGCCATCCGCGGTGACGGGCCGACCAACTAA
- the hydA gene encoding dihydropyrimidinase, with translation MTFDTIIRGGTVATASDTFTCDVGITDGRIATLGHDLGAARQVIDATGRLVLPGGIDSHVHIAQPSGPGIVMADDFESGTRAAAFGGNTTLLPFCMQERGQSLRQAVIDYHAKADGNCYVDVSFHLIISDPTEQVLGQELPALIKDGYSSFKVFMTYEDLALSDRQILEVMSVARETGALVMVHAENFDAIRFLTDRLERAGKTAPHYHGASRPIPVEREATHRAIALAELIDVPVMIVHVSNREAMEEIRRAQQRGLKVFGETCPQYLVLTEKDMEGLNMEGTKYVCSPPPRDAASQVACWEGLQQGVFSVFSSDHCPFRYDTTGKLVPKGRTSFRWVPNGIPGVETRLPILFSEGVVKGRIDLNRFVALSATNHAKTYGLYPRKGTIAVGSDADIAIWDPTREVTIGQDILHHGADYTPYEGLRVTGWPVTILVRGEVVVVDGELVGRKGAGQHLAREASQYAAPPRRP, from the coding sequence ATGACATTCGACACGATCATCCGCGGCGGCACTGTAGCGACGGCGTCTGACACCTTCACCTGCGACGTCGGCATCACCGATGGCCGCATCGCCACCCTCGGACACGATCTCGGCGCTGCCCGCCAGGTTATCGACGCCACCGGCCGGCTGGTGCTGCCCGGCGGCATCGACAGCCATGTGCATATTGCCCAGCCCAGCGGACCCGGCATCGTCATGGCCGACGATTTCGAGAGCGGCACGCGCGCGGCCGCGTTCGGCGGCAACACCACGCTCTTGCCGTTTTGCATGCAGGAGCGTGGCCAAAGCCTGCGCCAGGCGGTCATCGATTATCACGCCAAGGCCGACGGCAACTGCTATGTCGACGTCAGCTTCCACCTCATCATCTCCGATCCGACCGAGCAGGTGCTGGGACAGGAACTGCCGGCCCTGATCAAGGACGGCTACTCCTCGTTCAAGGTGTTCATGACCTACGAGGACCTGGCGCTGAGCGACCGGCAAATTCTCGAAGTGATGTCGGTTGCCCGCGAGACCGGGGCGCTGGTCATGGTGCACGCCGAGAATTTCGATGCCATCCGCTTTCTCACCGACCGGCTGGAGCGGGCAGGGAAGACCGCGCCGCACTACCACGGCGCGTCGCGGCCGATCCCGGTGGAGCGCGAAGCCACCCATCGCGCCATCGCGCTGGCTGAGCTGATCGACGTGCCTGTCATGATCGTCCATGTCTCCAACCGCGAGGCCATGGAGGAAATCCGCCGGGCCCAGCAGCGCGGCCTGAAAGTGTTCGGCGAGACCTGTCCGCAATATCTCGTGCTGACCGAGAAGGACATGGAGGGGCTCAACATGGAGGGCACCAAGTATGTCTGCAGCCCGCCGCCGCGTGATGCCGCGAGCCAGGTCGCCTGCTGGGAAGGGCTGCAGCAAGGTGTGTTCAGCGTGTTCTCCTCGGATCACTGCCCGTTCCGCTACGACACCACCGGCAAGCTCGTTCCCAAGGGGCGCACCAGCTTCCGCTGGGTGCCGAACGGCATTCCCGGTGTGGAAACGCGGCTGCCGATCCTGTTCTCGGAAGGCGTGGTCAAGGGCCGCATCGATCTGAACCGGTTTGTCGCGCTGTCGGCGACCAACCATGCCAAGACCTACGGCCTCTATCCGCGCAAGGGGACCATTGCGGTCGGCTCCGACGCCGATATCGCCATCTGGGATCCGACCCGCGAGGTCACGATCGGCCAGGACATCCTGCATCACGGCGCGGACTACACGCCGTATGAGGGACTGCGCGTCACCGGCTGGCCGGTCACGATACTGGTGCGCGGTGAAGTCGTGGTGGTGGATGGCGAACTGGTCGGCCGCAAGGGGGCCGGGCAGCATCTGGCGCGCGAGGCCTCGCAATATGCCGCACCGCCGCGCAGGCCGTAG
- a CDS encoding aspartate/glutamate racemase family protein: protein MRLLLLNPNTTEAVTERLTGAAQAAAAPGTELVPLTATRGVPYIATLAEAQIGGAIALEMLAEHHTDVDAAIIAAFGDPGLFGARELFDIPVVGMSEAAMLTACMLGRRFAIVTFAAALGGWYRDCVEMHGLRDRCCSVRMLDQSFTSIADVQDEKEELLVALANKAVAEDDAEVVILGGAPLAGLAGKIRDRVAVPLVDPIAAAVKQAEAIVTLAPRKAIAGTFRRPAAKPTRGLVDKLAIRIEHRDNPSVAG from the coding sequence ATGCGATTGCTGCTCCTGAACCCGAATACCACTGAGGCTGTGACCGAGCGCTTGACCGGCGCCGCGCAGGCCGCGGCCGCGCCCGGCACCGAGCTTGTGCCGCTGACCGCGACCCGCGGTGTTCCCTATATCGCGACACTGGCTGAAGCGCAGATCGGCGGCGCGATCGCGTTGGAGATGCTGGCCGAGCATCATACCGACGTCGACGCTGCGATCATCGCGGCGTTCGGCGATCCCGGCCTGTTCGGCGCGCGCGAGCTGTTCGACATTCCTGTTGTCGGCATGTCGGAGGCGGCGATGCTGACCGCCTGCATGCTTGGCCGGCGCTTCGCCATCGTCACCTTCGCCGCGGCGCTGGGCGGCTGGTATCGCGACTGCGTCGAGATGCATGGCCTGCGCGATCGCTGTTGTTCGGTGCGCATGCTCGATCAGTCGTTCACCTCGATCGCGGACGTGCAGGACGAGAAGGAAGAGCTGCTAGTCGCGCTCGCCAACAAGGCTGTGGCCGAGGATGACGCTGAGGTGGTCATTCTCGGTGGTGCGCCGCTCGCGGGCCTCGCCGGAAAGATCCGCGACCGTGTGGCGGTGCCGCTGGTCGATCCGATCGCGGCTGCGGTCAAGCAGGCGGAAGCGATCGTGACGCTGGCGCCGCGCAAGGCGATTGCAGGCACCTTCCGGCGGCCGGCGGCAAAACCGACCCGCGGCCTCGTCGACAAGCTGGCGATCCGGATCGAACACCGCGATAATCCCTCAGTCGCCGGATGA
- a CDS encoding GntR family transcriptional regulator: protein MSEHSPKKRGRPRKAGLIGTAAGRHLRLRRVSLHERAVERLRRLIIGGELAQGTELVEAELCALIGVSRTPLREALKLLAAAGLVELRQNRSARVAVMNSEEIVALFETLSGLERHAAELAAERMSAAEIERLCVMQDEMERHFAGNDIDAYFQLNQALHQAIVAGARNPLLRETHERLIARAEWARYAALDSRRRWDESVQEHRDILAALQAQDAPTAGRLLANHVMNTGREVVQALAQQPPATARTDAA from the coding sequence GTGAGCGAACATTCCCCCAAGAAACGTGGTCGTCCGCGCAAGGCGGGCCTCATCGGCACGGCTGCCGGCCGGCATCTGCGGCTGCGCCGCGTCAGCCTGCACGAACGCGCCGTCGAGCGGCTGCGCAGGCTGATCATCGGCGGCGAACTGGCCCAGGGCACCGAACTTGTCGAAGCCGAGCTGTGCGCGCTGATCGGCGTGTCGCGAACGCCGCTGCGTGAGGCGCTCAAGCTGCTTGCTGCCGCCGGCCTTGTGGAGTTGCGCCAGAACCGCAGCGCTCGCGTCGCCGTGATGAACAGCGAGGAGATCGTCGCCTTGTTCGAGACCTTGAGCGGGCTCGAGCGTCACGCCGCCGAATTGGCCGCCGAACGCATGAGCGCCGCCGAGATCGAGCGGCTATGCGTGATGCAGGACGAGATGGAGCGCCACTTTGCCGGCAACGACATCGACGCCTACTTCCAGCTCAATCAGGCGCTGCACCAGGCGATCGTCGCCGGCGCCCGCAATCCGCTGCTGCGCGAAACCCATGAGCGATTGATCGCGCGCGCGGAATGGGCGCGTTATGCGGCGCTGGATTCGCGGCGGCGCTGGGATGAATCGGTGCAGGAGCACCGCGATATCCTGGCCGCCCTGCAGGCGCAGGATGCGCCGACGGCCGGGCGGCTGCTCGCCAATCATGTCATGAACACCGGTCGCGAGGTCGTCCAGGCGCTGGCGCAACAGCCGCCGGCGACGGCCCGCACCGACGCTGCCTGA
- a CDS encoding ABC transporter substrate-binding protein, with amino-acid sequence MTLPARAADAAPLKLGYAKCAHCLPMALTPGLAQGVTIEATGFNSGNDVLTALVSKSIDVAQVTYLHYVTALDKGFDVVAISGQVNGGSECLSTPALDLPKDNWTAFKAQVEKAKAAGTPLKIAASRGNAQDIHMRGAFAKQGIDVNKDLQFVNIPNPSDHIAALRRGEIDMVCTVEPFASQIRLAGAGKPFMLPYDQAAGKLTNLIVTRSDVIAARRADVQATVAAVVALVDKLKADKSVWTDAIVKQTGLDKSIAESALDNAFPDYAIHKPETLAIARMMKDLKYISNDVTPAIDKTLDYSFLEAVTKRSKNDLGY; translated from the coding sequence CTGACACTGCCTGCCCGGGCTGCGGACGCCGCGCCGCTGAAGCTCGGCTACGCCAAGTGCGCGCACTGCCTACCGATGGCGCTGACGCCGGGTCTCGCGCAAGGCGTCACGATCGAGGCCACCGGTTTCAATTCCGGCAATGATGTGCTGACCGCACTCGTCTCCAAGAGCATCGACGTCGCGCAGGTGACTTATCTCCACTACGTCACCGCGCTGGATAAAGGTTTTGACGTCGTCGCCATCTCCGGCCAGGTGAACGGCGGGTCCGAATGCCTGTCGACGCCGGCGCTTGACCTGCCCAAGGACAACTGGACCGCCTTCAAGGCCCAGGTCGAGAAGGCGAAGGCCGCGGGCACCCCGCTCAAGATCGCCGCGTCACGCGGCAACGCGCAGGACATTCACATGCGCGGCGCGTTCGCCAAGCAGGGTATCGACGTCAACAAAGACCTGCAGTTCGTCAACATCCCCAACCCGTCCGACCACATCGCGGCATTGCGCCGGGGCGAGATCGACATGGTCTGCACCGTCGAACCGTTCGCCTCGCAGATCCGCCTGGCCGGCGCGGGAAAACCCTTCATGCTGCCCTACGACCAGGCCGCCGGCAAGCTGACCAACCTCATCGTGACCCGGTCCGACGTGATCGCGGCGCGCCGTGCCGACGTGCAGGCGACGGTGGCGGCGGTGGTCGCGCTGGTCGACAAGCTCAAGGCCGACAAGAGCGTGTGGACCGACGCCATCGTTAAGCAGACCGGCCTCGACAAGAGCATCGCGGAATCGGCGCTCGACAACGCCTTTCCGGACTACGCCATCCACAAGCCGGAGACACTGGCGATCGCCCGCATGATGAAGGACCTCAAATACATCAGCAACGACGTGACGCCGGCCATCGACAAGACGCTGGACTATTCCTTTCTTGAAGCTGTGACCAAGAGGTCAAAGAATGATCTCGGCTACTGA
- a CDS encoding ABC transporter permease, which produces MISATESAGHIAAQPGIGKRLRKQIGRRLDRFVVPLLLLLGWEAFARSGVLPPALLPAPSAVLHALADWMLGIDETTQSYSGLWLRDAFSSAWRVAFGFAIAAATGVIAGTAIGWWRTAETMLEPTLQMLRPIPPVSWIPLAIIWFGIANKPAIFLVFLGAFFPILMNTIHGVKGVDRNLIRAGAMMGASERQLLRHIVLPAALPSIFAGLRIAIGSAWMLTVTAEMVAVKSGLGYVLWDSYYFLRYDIVLAAMISIGLLGFISDLAIKRLMNWVLHWQKATTVAGRQG; this is translated from the coding sequence ATGATCTCGGCTACTGAATCAGCCGGACACATCGCGGCCCAGCCCGGAATCGGCAAGCGACTCCGCAAGCAGATCGGCCGGCGGCTCGACCGGTTCGTGGTCCCGCTGCTGTTGTTGCTCGGATGGGAAGCGTTTGCCCGCTCGGGCGTCCTGCCGCCAGCGCTGCTGCCCGCGCCCTCGGCGGTGCTGCATGCGCTCGCCGACTGGATGCTCGGCATCGACGAGACAACGCAAAGCTATTCCGGCCTCTGGCTGCGCGATGCCTTTTCCAGCGCCTGGCGCGTCGCGTTCGGCTTCGCCATCGCGGCAGCGACGGGGGTGATAGCCGGCACGGCGATCGGCTGGTGGCGCACCGCCGAGACCATGCTCGAGCCGACGCTGCAGATGCTGCGGCCGATCCCGCCGGTGTCGTGGATTCCACTTGCGATCATCTGGTTCGGCATCGCCAACAAACCGGCGATCTTCCTGGTGTTCCTCGGCGCGTTCTTCCCGATCCTGATGAACACCATTCATGGCGTAAAGGGCGTCGACCGCAACCTGATCCGCGCCGGCGCCATGATGGGCGCGAGCGAGCGGCAGTTGCTTCGGCACATCGTGCTGCCGGCCGCCCTGCCCTCGATCTTCGCCGGCCTGCGCATCGCCATAGGCTCCGCCTGGATGCTGACAGTTACTGCCGAGATGGTGGCCGTGAAAAGCGGCCTCGGCTACGTGCTGTGGGATTCCTATTATTTCCTGCGCTACGACATCGTGCTCGCGGCAATGATTTCGATCGGACTGCTCGGCTTCATCTCCGACCTCGCCATCAAGCGGCTGATGAATTGGGTGCTGCATTGGCAGAAGGCGACCACCGTCGCCGGGCGCCAGGGCTGA
- a CDS encoding ABC transporter ATP-binding protein has translation MAEINIEAITKTFHDSSRGREVAALDDINLSIAANDFVCLLGPSGCGKSTLLNIIAGFETPTKGRVTVDGKAVEAPGADRGVVFQQPTLMPWLTVAENIAFHLRLKGIAKAERREQAQTFIDLVGLKGFETHYPSELSGGMNQRVGIARALIMNPRVILMDEPFAALDAQTKSEMQEELVAIWQRHRGTIVFVTHSVDEALVLGNRIVVMTRRPGRIRELIELDLPRPRDVTGADFNDMKRHVLNLIKEVAAQPAAA, from the coding sequence GTGGCCGAGATCAACATCGAAGCGATCACCAAGACCTTCCACGACAGTTCGCGCGGGCGTGAGGTCGCGGCACTCGACGACATCAATCTGTCGATCGCCGCCAACGACTTCGTCTGCCTGCTCGGCCCATCCGGCTGCGGCAAGTCGACCCTGCTCAACATCATCGCCGGCTTCGAGACACCGACCAAAGGCCGGGTCACCGTCGACGGCAAGGCGGTCGAGGCGCCCGGCGCCGACCGCGGCGTGGTGTTTCAGCAGCCGACCCTGATGCCGTGGCTGACGGTTGCGGAGAACATCGCGTTTCATCTCAGGCTCAAAGGCATCGCCAAGGCGGAGCGGCGTGAGCAGGCACAGACGTTCATCGACCTTGTCGGCCTGAAGGGCTTCGAGACGCACTACCCGTCCGAATTGTCCGGCGGAATGAACCAGCGGGTCGGAATCGCGCGGGCGCTGATCATGAATCCACGCGTGATCCTGATGGACGAGCCGTTTGCCGCGCTCGATGCCCAGACCAAGAGCGAGATGCAGGAGGAACTGGTCGCGATCTGGCAGCGCCATCGCGGCACCATCGTGTTCGTGACGCACAGCGTCGATGAAGCCTTGGTGCTCGGCAACAGGATCGTGGTCATGACCCGGCGGCCGGGGCGCATCCGGGAGCTGATCGAACTCGACCTGCCGCGTCCGCGCGACGTGACCGGCGCTGATTTCAACGATATGAAACGGCATGTGCTGAACCTGATCAAGGAGGTGGCCGCGCAGCCGGCGGCGGCCTAG